A window of Marinobacter salarius contains these coding sequences:
- a CDS encoding bifunctional GNAT family N-acetyltransferase/carbon-nitrogen hydrolase family protein, producing MSPPFSDKTQRLYVRNATLGDIPGIIALSRRVYAGTGMYGYTAGPLTGQINTFPDGQFVAMLGDRVVGYCATFRIGEDVALAPHDWTEITGNGYASRHDPEGEWLYGMEVCVDPDCRGYRIGERLYNERKTLCQALELQGVVFAGRLPTLARRLKKFESVEEYVEAVKSKKQRDPVLSFQLHNGFEIHGIIPHYLDADHASLGYGIHLTWRNPKVARNGDNGKRKRYGRRMPDTVRIGTVQYQQRRVTSFEEFSDIVRYFVDVVSTYKGDFVVFPELFTLQLLSIESREGTPAEAIEAVTEYAEPFRNLMRDLALRHNINIIGGSTPVKEEDGRVRNVAYVFLRDGQVFSQPKIHPTPNEAYWWNITGGSRVTAIETDCGPIGVLVCYDAEFPELTRHLVDQGIQILFVPFCTDERQSYLRVRYCCQARAVENQLFVIMSGNVGNLPKVPNMELQYGQSCILTPCDFPFARDGIAADTTPNVETVAFADLRPETLLTARNSGTVKNLKDRRHDLYTVNWRGH from the coding sequence ATGAGTCCTCCCTTTTCAGACAAGACACAGCGCCTGTACGTAAGAAACGCCACCCTTGGCGATATACCGGGAATCATCGCCCTGAGCCGCCGGGTGTACGCGGGCACAGGGATGTATGGCTACACCGCTGGCCCCCTGACAGGGCAGATCAACACCTTTCCTGATGGCCAGTTTGTCGCCATGCTGGGTGACCGTGTGGTGGGGTATTGCGCCACGTTTCGTATTGGTGAAGACGTTGCATTGGCGCCCCATGACTGGACAGAAATTACCGGTAACGGTTATGCCTCGCGCCACGACCCGGAAGGGGAGTGGCTGTACGGCATGGAGGTGTGTGTAGACCCCGACTGCCGTGGCTACCGCATTGGTGAGCGCTTGTACAACGAACGTAAAACGCTCTGCCAGGCGCTGGAGTTGCAGGGCGTTGTGTTCGCGGGCAGGTTACCGACACTGGCCAGGCGCCTGAAGAAGTTTGAATCGGTGGAAGAGTACGTGGAGGCGGTGAAATCGAAAAAGCAGCGGGACCCGGTACTGTCGTTCCAATTACACAACGGTTTTGAAATCCACGGCATTATTCCGCACTACCTGGATGCTGACCACGCTTCCCTTGGTTACGGTATCCACCTGACCTGGCGGAATCCCAAGGTTGCCCGTAACGGCGACAATGGCAAACGCAAGCGATACGGGCGGCGAATGCCCGACACCGTTCGGATCGGCACGGTCCAGTACCAGCAGCGCCGGGTGACATCGTTTGAAGAATTCAGCGACATCGTCCGGTACTTTGTGGATGTGGTGTCCACCTACAAAGGTGATTTCGTGGTGTTCCCGGAGTTGTTCACGCTGCAATTGCTGTCCATTGAAAGCCGTGAAGGGACCCCGGCAGAAGCCATCGAAGCGGTGACGGAATACGCCGAACCCTTCCGCAACCTGATGCGGGATCTGGCCCTGAGGCACAACATCAACATTATCGGTGGCTCCACGCCGGTCAAGGAAGAGGACGGCCGGGTTCGCAATGTTGCCTATGTCTTCCTGAGGGACGGGCAGGTGTTCTCGCAGCCCAAGATTCACCCCACGCCAAACGAAGCCTATTGGTGGAATATCACCGGTGGCAGCCGTGTCACTGCCATTGAAACCGATTGCGGCCCCATTGGTGTCCTGGTTTGCTACGATGCGGAGTTTCCCGAGCTGACGCGTCATCTGGTGGACCAGGGCATCCAGATCCTGTTCGTGCCTTTCTGTACCGATGAGCGCCAGAGTTATCTGAGGGTACGGTATTGCTGCCAGGCCCGTGCGGTGGAAAACCAGCTGTTCGTGATCATGTCCGGCAATGTCGGCAACCTGCCCAAAGTGCCCAACATGGAGTTGCAGTACGGCCAGAGTTGCATCCTGACACCCTGTGATTTTCCCTTTGCCCGTGATGGCATCGCCGCGGATACCACGCCGAACGTGGAGACCGTCGCCTTTGCCGATCTACGGCCGGAAACACTGCTTACCGCCCGCAACAGCGGCACCGTGAAGAACCTCAAGGATCGCCGCCACGACCTGTACACGGTGAACTGGCGCGGACACTGA
- a CDS encoding C40 family peptidase produces MNRRPVLPMLAILMAVGLAGCASNQNLPPTNGTTWQPPHNATPEDAATADRLWQVFERYEGTPYRYGGTSANGFDCSGFIATAFDEALGRQLPRTTSQMLASGDVVGRDQLRAGDLVFFRIKGKDQHAGIYMGGDSFIHSSTSIGVTRSSLNGYYWRDRFSQARRFD; encoded by the coding sequence ATGAATCGGCGCCCAGTGCTTCCGATGCTCGCAATCCTGATGGCCGTCGGCCTCGCAGGCTGCGCCAGTAACCAGAACCTGCCTCCAACGAATGGCACCACCTGGCAGCCCCCTCACAACGCCACACCCGAGGATGCGGCGACAGCAGATCGGTTATGGCAGGTATTCGAGCGTTACGAAGGCACGCCCTATCGCTACGGCGGCACCTCAGCCAATGGCTTCGATTGCTCTGGCTTCATCGCCACTGCCTTCGATGAAGCCCTCGGCCGTCAGTTACCCCGTACAACCTCACAGATGCTGGCATCCGGTGACGTGGTCGGGCGTGACCAGCTGCGTGCTGGCGACCTGGTGTTTTTCCGTATCAAAGGCAAGGACCAGCATGCTGGCATCTACATGGGTGGTGACAGCTTCATTCATTCCTCGACCTCCATCGGCGTTACCCGCTCGTCCCTCAACGGATACTACTGGCGGGATCGTTTCAGCCAGGCTAGACGGTTTGACTAG
- a CDS encoding sodium:calcium antiporter translates to MELSSPGSWTLLQGSLVFFVCAAIIALAGTRITRVVDQLADRTGIGEAAAGAVLLGASTSLGGSVLSVTAAWHGNAELAVSNALGGIAVQTFFLAVADMVYRRANLEHAAASVPNMMQNGLLICLLALILFAPHLPDVTFFGVHPVTPVLLGAYIFGIYLVRDASESPMWRPSITRDTREDEPDDVTAMPPLLRLWIEFLALMLVLGIAGWMLEPAATVIADRANLSQTIVGVMLTAISTSIPELVTSIAAVRRGALTLAVSGIIGGNAFDTLFTAASDIAYRDGSIYHAMPEDSVFWAALTLLMSGVLMMGLIRRERHGIGQIGTESVVIMVLYLLGVVLLLAG, encoded by the coding sequence GTGGAGCTATCGTCTCCCGGAAGCTGGACCCTTCTTCAGGGTAGTCTCGTGTTTTTCGTGTGTGCCGCCATTATTGCGCTGGCCGGTACGCGTATCACACGGGTTGTGGACCAACTCGCTGACCGCACAGGAATAGGAGAGGCCGCTGCGGGTGCGGTGCTTCTGGGGGCGTCGACATCCCTGGGTGGGTCGGTGCTGTCGGTGACTGCAGCGTGGCACGGCAACGCGGAACTGGCCGTGAGCAACGCTTTGGGTGGCATTGCTGTCCAGACGTTTTTCCTTGCGGTGGCGGACATGGTTTATCGTCGCGCCAATCTCGAGCATGCGGCTGCGTCTGTGCCGAACATGATGCAGAACGGCTTGTTGATCTGCCTTCTGGCGTTGATCCTGTTCGCGCCCCACCTGCCGGACGTGACGTTCTTCGGTGTTCATCCGGTCACACCGGTTCTTCTGGGTGCCTACATTTTCGGAATTTACCTGGTGAGGGACGCATCGGAATCGCCCATGTGGCGGCCTTCAATAACCAGGGACACGCGGGAAGACGAGCCTGACGACGTAACAGCCATGCCGCCGCTGCTACGGCTTTGGATTGAATTTCTGGCGCTGATGCTGGTGCTCGGAATTGCAGGCTGGATGCTGGAGCCGGCGGCAACGGTGATTGCAGACAGGGCTAACCTGAGCCAGACGATTGTTGGCGTGATGTTGACGGCGATCAGTACGTCAATACCCGAGCTGGTGACGTCCATAGCCGCGGTTCGCCGAGGCGCGCTGACCTTGGCCGTAAGCGGTATCATTGGCGGCAACGCGTTCGACACGCTGTTTACTGCAGCCTCCGATATCGCCTACCGGGACGGGTCGATCTACCATGCCATGCCGGAGGATTCGGTATTCTGGGCGGCGCTCACCCTCTTGATGTCCGGTGTGCTGATGATGGGGCTGATCCGCCGTGAGCGCCACGGTATCGGTCAGATCGGTACAGAAAGCGTGGTTATCATGGTTCTCTATCTGCTGGGCGTGGTGTTGCTATTGGCGGGCTAG
- a CDS encoding DUF2784 domain-containing protein: MGNVYQILADTVLTIHLLVVAFVLFGLVLVLAGNGLGWRWVNNLWFRLAHLGAIAIVVAEAWLGIVCPLTTLEIWLRSKAGVDGYTGSFIEHWLQQILYYDAPAWVFIAAYTVFGLLVVATWWWFPPRSRR, translated from the coding sequence ATGGGCAACGTTTATCAGATTCTCGCCGATACCGTCCTGACCATTCATCTGCTGGTGGTGGCCTTCGTTCTGTTCGGGTTGGTTCTGGTGCTGGCGGGCAACGGCCTGGGTTGGCGTTGGGTGAACAACTTGTGGTTCCGGCTGGCCCATCTGGGCGCGATTGCCATCGTGGTTGCAGAGGCCTGGCTTGGTATTGTCTGCCCGTTGACCACGCTGGAAATATGGCTACGGTCAAAGGCGGGTGTTGATGGCTACACCGGCAGCTTTATCGAGCATTGGCTGCAGCAGATTCTCTATTACGATGCGCCTGCCTGGGTGTTCATTGCCGCCTATACGGTATTTGGGCTTCTGGTCGTCGCTACCTGGTGGTGGTTTCCGCCTCGCTCGCGCAGATAG
- a CDS encoding sensor domain-containing diguanylate cyclase — protein sequence MDPAPGNHLQAVKIELNRLETYRRRTYLGVLALTVAIMMLSWAFREQSDPFITIAYPVFSIILTILGFAFWHRSLQLRTMEITLVAVVGTMILSRLAWHFAVGDPLGEHLLLLTGGHYWAVGIMIVGGFIALGFRGGMVTGVATLLFSGALATQEVSQCFLAAGDHCQNWVYLLRIHLFLTVLLVLTSAGTLLRERSWSAFARAETLHHWANTDPLCGLANRRGADRFLSAEAAQADRYQRPLTIILIDIDEFKSINDDYGHEIGDAVIRGFADILSKTVREVDLAARWGGDEFLVATPGVDLRSARHAAQRCRRAIERAPIAGVSVTATVGIAEYLPGQGIEDAISRADAMLYRAKAAGRNRVITEACELI from the coding sequence ATGGATCCAGCACCCGGAAATCATCTCCAAGCCGTCAAAATAGAACTTAACCGCCTTGAGACCTACCGGCGGCGTACCTATCTTGGCGTACTGGCCCTGACCGTGGCTATCATGATGCTCAGTTGGGCCTTCCGGGAACAGAGCGATCCGTTCATTACCATCGCCTACCCTGTTTTTTCCATCATTCTCACCATTCTTGGCTTCGCATTCTGGCACCGATCCTTGCAGCTCAGAACCATGGAAATCACCCTCGTCGCTGTAGTCGGGACAATGATTCTCAGCCGCCTCGCATGGCATTTTGCGGTTGGCGACCCGCTCGGCGAACACCTTCTTTTGCTCACGGGCGGGCACTACTGGGCAGTGGGTATCATGATCGTTGGCGGTTTTATTGCGCTTGGTTTTCGGGGCGGCATGGTGACAGGTGTCGCGACCTTGCTGTTTTCGGGCGCGCTGGCCACCCAGGAAGTCTCTCAATGCTTCCTGGCAGCAGGCGATCACTGTCAAAACTGGGTATACCTGCTGCGCATCCATCTGTTCCTCACCGTTCTGTTGGTGCTTACCAGCGCCGGAACGCTGCTGCGTGAACGCTCCTGGAGTGCCTTTGCGCGAGCTGAAACCCTGCACCATTGGGCGAACACAGACCCGCTATGCGGCCTGGCAAACCGCCGGGGTGCTGACCGTTTCCTGTCTGCCGAAGCCGCCCAGGCAGACCGATACCAGCGCCCTCTGACCATCATTCTGATTGATATTGACGAATTCAAGAGCATCAACGATGACTACGGCCACGAAATCGGTGATGCGGTGATTCGCGGGTTTGCAGACATCCTTTCCAAAACCGTTCGTGAAGTGGACCTCGCCGCACGCTGGGGCGGAGACGAATTCCTCGTCGCTACACCGGGCGTGGACCTTCGCAGCGCCCGCCATGCTGCACAGCGCTGCCGCCGCGCCATTGAAAGGGCACCCATCGCGGGTGTCTCCGTGACCGCAACCGTCGGTATTGCCGAATACCTGCCTGGGCAGGGCATCGAGGATGCCATCAGCCGGGCCGACGCCATGCTATACCGCGCCAAGGCCGCTGGCCGAAACCGGGTGATTACGGAAGCCTGCGAACTGATCTGA
- a CDS encoding extracellular solute-binding protein, which translates to MKRLSLPGLRLLMIGLLVIPAALQAQGGDEEREVLTVVTWGGAYEESQRRAYFEPYTAATGVEIETVHYDGGVKALREHLADGDAEWDVIDMIQSDASAACEEGLLDIVEPDILVPAPDGTPAVDDFMDDAIHRCFITQIVFSTVIAFDNRAFPGVKPDSVEDFFNLEDFPGKRALRKSPVGLFEWALLSLSVPREQLYDLLSTRRGLELASQRLDDIREAIIWWTRGDESVELLTSGEAAMATGYNGRFFHARAMEGAPISVIWDGQLIGFNSWAIPRGTDQSDQAADFIAFATRAENMAAQANLISYGPTRKSAQQRVGLHTDAGVPMRPYMPTAPSHLDNAVIRDHHWYSQTVDLREQWFLEWLERQ; encoded by the coding sequence ATGAAGCGGCTTAGCTTACCGGGACTTCGTTTGCTGATGATCGGCCTGTTGGTCATTCCGGCGGCCCTGCAGGCGCAAGGCGGGGATGAGGAGCGCGAGGTGCTCACTGTCGTCACTTGGGGTGGTGCCTACGAGGAGAGTCAGCGAAGGGCCTATTTTGAGCCATATACGGCGGCAACCGGTGTCGAGATTGAGACTGTGCATTACGACGGCGGAGTGAAGGCCTTGCGGGAGCATCTTGCCGATGGTGATGCCGAGTGGGATGTGATTGACATGATACAGTCCGACGCCAGCGCCGCCTGTGAGGAAGGCCTGCTGGATATCGTTGAACCGGACATTCTGGTACCGGCCCCCGATGGTACGCCGGCCGTGGATGACTTCATGGACGACGCCATTCACCGGTGTTTTATCACCCAGATTGTGTTCTCAACCGTTATTGCCTTCGACAACCGGGCGTTCCCGGGGGTAAAGCCAGACAGCGTGGAGGATTTCTTCAATCTGGAGGATTTTCCAGGAAAGCGGGCGCTCAGAAAATCGCCGGTTGGGCTCTTCGAATGGGCGCTGCTGTCACTTTCGGTGCCGAGAGAGCAGCTTTACGATCTGCTCAGTACCCGGCGCGGGCTTGAGTTGGCGTCCCAGCGGCTGGATGACATCCGCGAGGCCATCATCTGGTGGACCCGTGGCGACGAATCAGTGGAACTGCTGACCAGTGGCGAGGCTGCCATGGCTACGGGCTACAATGGTCGATTCTTCCATGCGAGGGCGATGGAAGGTGCCCCGATCTCGGTTATATGGGACGGACAGTTGATTGGCTTTAACAGTTGGGCGATTCCCCGTGGCACCGATCAGTCAGACCAGGCAGCGGATTTTATCGCCTTTGCAACCCGGGCAGAAAACATGGCCGCCCAGGCCAACCTGATCAGCTATGGGCCAACACGCAAGTCGGCCCAGCAGAGGGTTGGGTTGCACACTGATGCAGGGGTGCCCATGCGGCCCTACATGCCGACCGCTCCCTCTCATTTGGACAATGCTGTAATCCGTGACCACCATTGGTATTCGCAGACCGTTGATCTGCGGGAGCAATGGTTTCTGGAGTGGTTGGAGCGCCAGTAG
- a CDS encoding chloride channel protein: MDRRGVQQIVYQIGMVTVVAIAVGSAASLAAIGFVDAVHYLNDRLLMSPYARILAEDQPGLVATATILVPTVGGLIVGLVVHFLVQEKRGLAPPDAILAAQTTRPAPGFRSGVASTFAALVSLGSGASVGQYGPLVYLGAMFGNLVGRLRLNLRHQRSIAIACGVAAAISTAFNAPIAGLVFAHEVILRHYSLRAFAPVTVAAATGYIIANVIFDRPALFLVNFDRVAHSYEFVFFALEGVLCAGLAWVFMVLLRLSTNAARRWIGVAWARPAAAGLTVGLVALWIPEVLGIGQETLRFATIEGAFGIGELALIIIAKLGLTALCVGFGFVGGVFSPALLIGILFGAFFGLVLPYVVPVPHSGLVVYAICGMMALASSVIGAPLTTILIVFELTRSYDLTIAAMVSVVFANLISYRVIGRSLFDLQLRARGFDLSLGRDKAILETHRISDYLSRAVTTANAHDTVGDVRQRLVEDHRSEAMVLTPEGKLLGVLRLQGMVNCAADTPVSDVAIRSFTLFDHDTTVWQSMDMLRGFLGEAVPLVDRDGRLIGVVPEEAVIRAYLEIVHDLREEENEAA; this comes from the coding sequence ATGGACAGGCGCGGCGTTCAGCAGATCGTGTATCAGATTGGCATGGTGACAGTGGTGGCCATTGCTGTAGGAAGTGCTGCTTCACTGGCAGCGATCGGATTTGTGGATGCGGTGCACTATCTCAACGACCGGCTGCTAATGTCTCCTTACGCCCGCATACTCGCGGAGGACCAGCCGGGGCTGGTAGCGACGGCGACGATTCTCGTACCCACCGTTGGTGGCCTGATCGTCGGCCTGGTCGTGCACTTTCTGGTTCAGGAAAAACGTGGCCTGGCCCCGCCGGATGCAATCCTGGCGGCGCAGACCACCAGGCCGGCTCCCGGCTTCAGGAGTGGTGTGGCATCAACCTTCGCGGCGCTGGTTTCTCTGGGTAGTGGTGCCTCGGTTGGGCAGTATGGCCCGTTGGTGTATCTGGGCGCGATGTTCGGGAATCTGGTGGGGCGTCTGCGGCTTAACCTGCGCCATCAGCGTTCCATTGCGATTGCCTGTGGTGTGGCAGCGGCCATTTCCACGGCGTTCAATGCCCCCATTGCGGGGCTGGTGTTTGCCCACGAAGTGATCCTGCGCCACTATTCGTTGCGTGCGTTCGCACCGGTTACGGTGGCCGCGGCGACCGGCTATATCATCGCCAATGTGATCTTTGACCGCCCAGCGCTTTTCCTGGTGAATTTCGATCGCGTGGCGCATAGCTACGAGTTCGTGTTTTTCGCCCTCGAAGGTGTGCTATGTGCAGGTCTGGCCTGGGTGTTCATGGTGCTGCTTCGGCTCAGTACCAACGCCGCACGTCGCTGGATTGGTGTAGCGTGGGCACGGCCGGCCGCCGCAGGCTTGACGGTGGGGCTGGTAGCCCTGTGGATACCGGAGGTGCTGGGGATTGGGCAGGAAACCCTGCGCTTTGCCACCATCGAAGGTGCATTCGGTATTGGTGAGCTGGCGTTGATCATCATCGCCAAGCTTGGGTTGACGGCATTGTGCGTGGGATTTGGCTTCGTAGGTGGGGTTTTCAGTCCGGCCCTGTTGATCGGAATTCTCTTCGGAGCCTTTTTCGGTCTGGTGTTGCCTTATGTGGTACCAGTGCCCCACTCAGGCCTGGTGGTGTATGCCATTTGCGGCATGATGGCACTGGCCAGTTCCGTTATCGGGGCGCCGTTGACCACCATTCTGATCGTGTTCGAACTGACCCGCAGTTACGACCTGACGATCGCCGCCATGGTGTCTGTGGTGTTTGCCAACCTGATTTCCTATCGCGTGATCGGGCGTTCGCTGTTCGATCTGCAGTTGCGTGCCCGTGGCTTTGACCTGTCTCTGGGGCGCGACAAGGCGATACTGGAGACTCACAGGATCAGTGATTATCTTTCCAGGGCCGTGACTACGGCCAACGCCCACGACACCGTGGGAGATGTTCGTCAGCGCCTGGTGGAGGACCACCGTTCCGAGGCCATGGTCCTGACGCCGGAGGGCAAACTGCTGGGTGTGCTCAGGCTGCAGGGCATGGTTAACTGCGCCGCCGATACGCCGGTGTCTGACGTGGCGATCCGATCTTTCACCCTCTTTGATCACGACACCACGGTATGGCAATCCATGGACATGTTGCGGGGTTTCCTCGGCGAAGCTGTACCGTTGGTGGACCGGGATGGCCGATTGATAGGTGTGGTTCCGGAAGAGGCGGTCATTAGGGCGTATCTTGAAATCGTGCATGACCTGCGTGAGGAAGAAAATGAAGCGGCTTAG
- a CDS encoding FAD-dependent oxidoreductase codes for MAQLPKRAKVVIIGQGGIVGSSVAHHLIEQGWDDIVGLEKSAIPSDIGSTSHASDFCFTTSHDKLNIYTTKYSQAFYEKRGNYVKCGGMEVARADDDERMDELRRKVGSGKAFGTNVSMISPKQAKELFPLLNEDCIQGAMWDPDAGLVVPRSQSVAGDLVEEAVATGKLQAFAYTPAIRIDVQDGQVRGVETHKGYIETEYVVLSMGIWGPLMANTANSPLPLMPLEHPLLFFGPYEELAGTGKQIVYPLFRDQGNSAYVRDTGDPTTTEGGRIEWGYYEAEDPRLVYPGAISEPREARMSPSMRDLTLDQVMDAYEKAIEMTPILGELGWEEKHSFNGLLSVTPDGGSLMGESPEVRNLWFCEAVWVKDGPGAGKILADWMTHGSPEMDPHSIDIARHYPLQKTPDYVYNRCYETAKKIYTPAVHPREPYMTGRRMRTSPFYLREVELGAYFMEAAGWERAHGYAANESTLLAKYRDRIPVREHEWDARHFWEVSNAEQLEMSESVGMINLSHFAIFDISGDDAETLLEYLSVAKVGGTISHGKGVYTHFLDARGGIRSDLTIIRRGDNDYRVVCGGDTGHRDHCWIKRIAREKGLNNIRLQDRTDELATLGLWGPKARETLAQFVTNPDELSAENFPFATARELNIQGVPVWAFRISYVGEQGWELYFPFSYGLRIWDLLYEAGVTPVGIETYANTRRLEKSLRLQNVDLETEYNLYEAGLQRPKVKEADFHGKAAYLEQRSWSQQAAYLCTMTMTEHRDANGVLRYPVGQWPILDPQTGEVLVDSHGRRSYNTSVVWGPSVGKIILLGYIPVEYAQEGRELTLEYFQEHYPIRIEAVGYRALFDSDNERVKS; via the coding sequence ATGGCACAACTACCGAAACGTGCAAAAGTCGTCATCATTGGCCAGGGCGGTATCGTTGGCTCATCGGTAGCCCACCACCTGATCGAACAGGGCTGGGACGACATCGTAGGGCTGGAAAAGTCTGCCATTCCCTCGGACATCGGCTCTACCTCCCATGCCTCGGATTTCTGCTTCACCACCTCCCACGACAAGCTGAATATCTATACCACCAAGTACAGCCAGGCGTTCTATGAGAAACGCGGCAACTATGTGAAATGCGGCGGCATGGAAGTGGCTCGCGCTGATGACGACGAGCGCATGGACGAACTCCGCCGCAAGGTCGGTTCCGGCAAGGCATTCGGCACCAACGTCAGCATGATTTCACCGAAACAGGCGAAAGAACTGTTTCCCCTTTTGAACGAAGACTGTATCCAGGGCGCCATGTGGGACCCGGACGCGGGGCTGGTGGTGCCCCGCTCCCAGAGCGTTGCAGGCGATCTGGTTGAAGAGGCGGTCGCTACCGGGAAATTGCAGGCCTTTGCCTACACTCCGGCCATCCGCATCGACGTACAGGACGGCCAGGTACGGGGCGTGGAAACCCACAAAGGCTATATCGAAACCGAGTACGTGGTGCTGTCCATGGGCATCTGGGGGCCCCTGATGGCCAATACCGCCAACTCGCCCCTGCCGCTGATGCCACTGGAACACCCGCTGCTGTTCTTCGGCCCTTACGAGGAACTGGCCGGCACCGGCAAGCAGATTGTCTATCCCTTGTTCCGCGACCAGGGCAACTCCGCCTACGTGCGGGATACTGGCGACCCTACCACCACTGAGGGTGGCCGCATTGAGTGGGGCTATTACGAAGCGGAAGATCCTCGACTGGTCTACCCCGGGGCCATTTCCGAGCCCCGCGAAGCACGGATGTCGCCATCCATGAGAGACCTGACGCTGGATCAGGTCATGGATGCCTATGAGAAAGCCATCGAAATGACGCCGATCCTCGGCGAACTGGGCTGGGAGGAAAAGCACTCCTTCAACGGCCTGCTGTCGGTCACACCCGACGGCGGATCACTGATGGGGGAATCCCCGGAAGTGCGCAACCTCTGGTTCTGTGAAGCGGTCTGGGTCAAGGACGGCCCCGGTGCAGGCAAAATTCTGGCGGACTGGATGACCCATGGTTCTCCGGAAATGGACCCCCACAGCATCGACATCGCCCGCCACTATCCGCTACAGAAAACCCCGGACTACGTGTACAACCGCTGCTACGAAACCGCCAAGAAAATCTACACCCCGGCGGTTCATCCCCGCGAGCCCTACATGACCGGTCGCAGGATGCGAACCAGCCCCTTCTATCTGCGGGAAGTCGAGCTGGGTGCCTATTTCATGGAAGCCGCCGGCTGGGAGCGGGCCCACGGCTACGCCGCCAACGAGTCCACTTTGCTGGCGAAATACCGCGACCGCATTCCGGTACGGGAACATGAATGGGACGCCCGGCATTTCTGGGAAGTGTCCAACGCCGAGCAACTGGAAATGAGCGAATCGGTGGGCATGATCAACCTTTCCCACTTCGCTATTTTCGACATCTCCGGTGACGACGCCGAAACTCTGCTGGAGTACCTGTCCGTCGCCAAGGTGGGCGGCACCATCTCTCATGGCAAGGGTGTTTATACTCACTTTCTGGATGCACGTGGCGGCATCCGCTCAGACCTGACCATCATCCGACGGGGCGACAACGATTACCGGGTGGTCTGCGGCGGCGACACTGGCCATCGGGACCATTGCTGGATCAAACGCATCGCACGGGAAAAAGGCCTGAACAATATCCGCCTGCAGGACCGCACCGATGAGCTGGCCACCCTGGGGCTTTGGGGGCCGAAGGCGCGGGAAACGCTGGCACAGTTCGTCACCAACCCTGACGAGCTGTCGGCAGAGAATTTCCCATTTGCCACCGCCAGAGAACTGAATATCCAGGGCGTTCCGGTGTGGGCGTTCCGGATATCCTATGTGGGCGAACAGGGCTGGGAGCTCTATTTCCCGTTCAGCTATGGCCTGCGAATCTGGGATCTGCTGTACGAAGCTGGTGTTACGCCGGTTGGCATTGAAACCTACGCCAACACGCGCCGTCTGGAGAAGAGCCTGCGGCTGCAGAACGTAGACCTCGAAACGGAGTACAACCTTTACGAAGCCGGGCTCCAACGGCCCAAGGTCAAGGAGGCAGACTTCCATGGCAAGGCAGCCTACCTGGAACAACGAAGCTGGTCACAGCAGGCCGCGTACCTGTGCACCATGACCATGACGGAACATCGGGATGCCAACGGGGTATTGCGCTACCCGGTTGGCCAGTGGCCGATCCTCGACCCGCAAACCGGAGAAGTGCTGGTGGACAGTCACGGCCGCCGCTCCTACAACACCAGCGTGGTCTGGGGGCCGTCGGTGGGCAAGATCATCCTGCTGGGGTACATTCCCGTGGAGTATGCTCAGGAAGGCCGTGAACTGACCCTGGAGTACTTCCAGGAGCACTACCCCATCCGTATTGAAGCCGTCGGCTACCGGGCGCTGTTTGATTCGGACAACGAGCGGGTCAAGTCCTGA